ATCGACAGTGAGACAGTAGAATCTATTGAACTCGCTATAGAATTTGCAGATGACGTACGTGTAGGTGACGTCTCTGTGGGATACAGTAATAACGGATCTTACGGTTTTGAAGGTTATACCATAGATACTTATACGACTCATACGACTTATGCTCCCGTAGTTATTTCCGTTACTACACCTGACGGAGTAAATACTGATTATGATGTCAGTCAGTTGCTGCCGAATCTTGTCACTTCCGAAGCCTCTGATTTTATTTATCTCGGTGAAGGAAAAGCATTGGTAGGTTTTCTTGCAGGAAACAGGATCGATAAGTATTACTACACTATGGAACTTGATTCGGGAGCACTTACTCCATACGAAGAAGATACAACATGGTTCTGTAATTACTTCAGTTATTGCAATGTAACCTATATCGACGGTACCGGTTATGTCCTTACGGATTGTAACGGAATCAAGAAACTTGATTTTGAGACTAAGGAAATCGCAGAGATATTTTCTTATGATTCATGTAATATCAATCGATTTGATACCAGGGATCTTTCAGTAATATCGATCACAGACGATCAGATACTGCTTACAGGTGTATTTACCTTCTATGACGGAGCCGGAGAAGCAAATACCAGAGTAAGTTTCTACGATCTTCAAAGACAGGATACTAACCCTAATGCCGGAAAGACTATGATCAAGGCTGCGACACTGACGGAATTTGATTACACATTCTGTGAAGCTGTATGCAACTTTAATGAAACCGATGAAGACAGCTATATTGTCTTAGACAGCAGTTACTCAATGATGCAGATGTACCTTGAAGGTAAGATCAGATCTTATACTGACGGTTTTGCTACTGACGGCCTCGAAGAGCAGACTGAACTTTCTAATCAACTGTCTATCGACCTTTTGTCCGGTGACGGTCCCGATATCATATTGGACGGCGCATCTTACTATCAGCTCAACAGTGACGATCTTCTCTTGGATCTGTCGTCTGAAATGAATTTCGACGGACTATTCACCAATGTTATCGACTCAGCAAAGGTTAACGGAAAGCTTTACCAATTACCGCTGACAATAGGAATTAACGGAATAATAACTCATGCATCTGAAGTTGATAACGGTCAGTGTGGATTTACTTTCGATCAATACCTTGAGTTTGTTAACGGACCTTGTAACGGAACAGATCCCGTCGACATGGGCCAAATTGAGTTCTTTATTACTGCCCTCAGTGCCATGAACGGAGATTTCTCGGATGGTAATTCAATAAATTACGATAATGATGAATTCCGTTCTTTAGCACAATATGTTAACGAGCATGTATTTGATCCCGTAGTTGCACCTGAAGACGAGATCGTTGAATACTATGATTTTTCGATAAATTCGCTTCCTCCTGTAGGTGAATATAAAGAAGATATCTCTTTCGGTTCTTTGATCGGTGATTACTATAATAATGATTTCGCTGATATCACAATACTCGGAATACCGTCATCAGACGGCAGAGGCCCCATGATAACAGTCAGCTCATCTATCGCCGTATCTTCAAAGACCGAACATAAAGATGCATGTATAAGATTTGCTCAAACACTGCTGTCAGATGAGGTTCAGAACAGTTACGGAACTCTTTCTTCCTCAATTCCGATTCAGATAGCATCATTTGAATCTTCAGCAAATACACTGCTCGGCGAGATCAATAATTTCATCAGCAAAAATCTGGAGATGGCATCGGTATACGGTTTTGTTGATCCGAACCTTCCCTCGGAAGAGATCCCTGCATCGGTTATTGATGATTTCGAATCGGTTATTAACTCGTGTTCTCAGGTCGCATCTCTTGATCCCGAGATAATGATAATCGTCAAAGAAGAGATGCCGGCTTACTTCACCGGACAAAAAGAGCTGGATGATGTAATAGGATTAATAAATAACAGAGTATCAACATTTATAAACGAAAGAGGATAAAAGCAAAGCCCTCCGCACCACTTAAGGTTCGGAGGGTTTTATTTTTTCTTTATCTCTGAAGATTGAATTACTTATCGAGCATATTACCGAGAAGCTCGGAGTTATATGCGAGGAATCTCTGAAGTCCTTCGGAATCCAAAGATCCGTGAGCGAGCCTAGCCTGATCATAGATATGCTGAGCAAGTCTCTTGGCTTCATCATCCTTTGTTCCCATCTCCTTCATAGCTGTAAGCTTTGAGATTACGGGGCTGTCGGTATTTACGATGAATTCCTGGATCAGAGGGAACATCTCATCGAGTTTAGCGTAGGGATCTTCTCCGTCCTTTGCAGTCATCCTTGCAAACTGCTCATACTGCTTTCTCATCTCCTGCATACGTCTGTTCTCTTCAGACTCGCGGATGAGAGCGGGCATTGAAGTCTTACCCATCGCTTTCGCATATACCGTGAGCTTATCGTCACCTACGGATGCTCGGAAGAATTCACGGAGCTTCTTCATCGTCTCTTCGTCGGAATCCTCACCGGAGATCTCCGAATCGACTCTCTTGAACTTGATATCCTGATACTTAAACTCGAGGAAAGAGATGAAATTATTGTCGATCTCCTCATCAAGGATAATGACTTCATAACCTTCATTCTTAGCCATGGAGATATAAGCAGCCTGAGCAGTAGCATCAGTTGTATATCTTACCTGCTTCTTCTCCTTGGTAAGCTCTTCCATCGTAAGGAACTTGCCTTCAGTTGTCTTAAATAGGCAGATATCCTTGACCTTCTCGTAGAACTTCTCTTCCTTCATCATGCCGTACTTAACGAATACGGAGATATCAGACCAGTACTTCTCGTAAGACTCTCTTTCCTTCTTGAAGAGTTCATTAAGCTTATCAGATACCTTCTTAACGATATGACCTGAGAGCTTCTTTACATATTCATCCTGCTGAAGAGCAGATCTTGATACGTTAAGAGGCAGATCAGAGCAGTCAAGGCAGCCCTGAAGAAGGAAAAGGAAATCAGGAATGATCTCCTCAATGTTATCGGCTACAAATACCTGGTGATTATAGATCTTGATCCTGCCTTCAAGTGACTGGTAGACATTATCAGTCTTCGGGAAATAAAGGATTCCCTGAAGAGTGAAAGGATAATCCATATTGAGGTGGATCCAGAAAAGGGGATCCTTACCGTCATTGAATACAGAATGATAGAACTGCTTATACTCGTCATCCGTGCATTCGGAAGGCTTTTTGATCCAAAGAGGCGCCTTGTCGTTCAAAGGTACGTAGCTTACATCCTTTATCTCATAGGTCTCACCCTTCTCTTCCGCTTCCTTCTTGCGCTTTTCCTCAGACTCCATATGAAGTCTGTCTGCTTTCTTATCAATGAAATAAAGATCCGAAGGAATGAATGCACAGTACTTACGAAGAGTCATGCGAAGAGTAGCAGAATCAAAGATCTTGGCAGCTTCCTCGGAGAGCTTTAAGGTGATCGCAGTACCTCTTTCCTTACGATCGGATTCGGAGATCTCATACTCCATACCGTCATTAGAAGACCAGCGAACAGACTCCTCGCTTTCAACAAAGCTCTTTGTGTCGATAGTAACTTCATCAGCTACCATAAAAGCAGAATAGAATCCGAGTCCGAAGTGACCGATGATGCCGGACTTATCCGTTGACTGCTCCTGATACTTGGTAACAAAGTCCATTGCGCCGGAGAAAGCGATCTGATTGATGTATTTCTCAACTTCCTCGGCGGACATACCGATACCGTTGTCCTCAAATATAATGGTCTTCTCATCATCGTCATAGATTACGTTGATGCGGAAATCCTGATCGAGGTCACCGTCTGCCTTACCAAGCTCAATGAGCCTTCTGTACTTAGCGATAGCATCAGCACAGTTTGAGACAAGCTCTCTCATAAAGATGTCCTGATCCGAGTACAGCCACTGCCTGATTATCGGGAAGATATTTTCGGTAGTAACCGATACCTGACCTTTTTTCGAATCCATTTATATTACCTTCTTTCGTTTATATATTTGCTGATCTGGTCGATATAGCATCTCGAGATGTTCTTTATGAGCGGATCATTAGCCGAATCAAAAGTAACATCATCGACAGATGCGATAGGAAGGATATCAAAAGGAGTGCTCGATACGAAGAGCGATGCACCCTTTGTCTCCTTTAATTCTTCAAGCGAAAAAGTATCGATTACGAGCTCGCCGCCTGCCTGCTGCATAGAAGACATAACGCGATTCCTGGTGATACCGAGAAGTATCTTACTATCGGGAGCCGAATAAACCTTATTGCCGATAACAACAAAGAGATTGGACTTTGAGCCCTCATAGAGTTTGTCATTGCTGTCAGCGAGAACAAGCTCGTAAGCACCGCTCTTAGCGAAAGCATCCGCTACGGCCTTCTTGTAGTCGCCTCTGAACACCTTGATATTGGGATCTACTCTGTCCCACTTAAGAAGCGATGAATTGATTCCCTTTTCAAAATGCTCCTTAGAAGGGATATTCGCCTCACAGATATGAATGAGGATATGCTCCTTTGTAAGGACGATCCTAAGATTACCTTCCTTGAAATCAGGATACTGCTCTCTTAAGAAACCGTATGACGTCTTCTCGATGAGCGCGGGATCTACGGGGAAATCCTCGATACCTTTGACCGACTTTGCAAGTCTGGCCAGATGATCTTCAAGATAAAGAAGGACACCTTCCTTGATCCTGACCGTCTCATAATAGGTAACGGAATCAGTAGGTTTTAAGAGTTCACTTTCGATATCCGAACCTTTTTCGATGATCTTTCCGTCATAGTAATAAACGCCGCCGACAGGGCTTTCGAGCAACGGATAAGCCATAGTGCATCACCTCTAGTCATTATTCAACTAAGAATTGTACTATTTAATCGGATAATATTCAAAACAAGATACATTTGTATTAAAAAAACGCCCCGAATACTCGGGACGTCCTGATGATCACGATATTTAAGTCTCGATCAAAGTTCCGAAGGTAGGTTTACATCGTAGCAACCGCCGATATCCTCAAAACAATCCTCATAATCGTCAACAGAGCCGTATCCGTAACCGATAACGGCATATACATTTGAACCGCTGAGATAGATACCCTCACAGATATTAGCAATACCGACATTAGCAGCGGCAAGCGTATAAGTGATACCCTTCTCCTCACCGTCATCAAATTCTACATCATAACCGGTATCCTCAATATCCTCGGCTCCGTCTACCATATCTTCATAATAGTCTGTTGCATCCTTCTTACTGGCGAAAGACATGCAGACCAGGAAAGCATAATATGTATGATCATCATCACACATTGCAACTATGGTCGCACTCTTGATAGAACTGTCGTAGAAGTCGGTAAGAATATCATTTGACTTAAAGACACCCTTGGAATCCTTACCGGTGACAGTGATGTAAGCACCATCTTCAAGATCTTCTCCGTCCTCGATCATATCAGCGAAATCATCTGCGTCCTTGATCAGCTCGCATCCGTTCTTCTTGGCAGATGCAGCAAGTTTCTTAGGGGAAAGCTTTCCGCCCATTGCACAGCCTGCCATATTAACAGCCATTACTGCGGTGAGCATGAGTGCAGCTATTTTCTTTAAATTCTTCATATCCAAATCTCCTTATGTTTATACGTTGAATCTATCAACTGAAAATGATTCTAACAAAAAATATAACAATAGAAAAGACGTCCCGATCACTCGGGACGTCTCTTGAAGTTTCAATTGTAAAGTTCTATCAAACATCATCAGGAAGGATGATATCGTAGCAGCTTGCAACATCTTCGATGTAATCATTGTAGTCATCAGAACCCATACCTGCTCCGATGATAACGAGAACATTCTTGCCGCTCATGTATATGCCTTCAGCGATCTCGACACCATAACCAACTCTTCCCTGATAAGCAAAATAAGTGATACCCTTCTCTTCACCGTCGTCAGAATCAGAATCAGCGCACCTGTCCTCATGATCTTCCAGAGTATCGAGCATATCTTCATAATAATCCTCGGCGTCCTTCTTGCTGGAGAATGTAAAACACATTATGAAAGCACCGGTATCACCGTCATCACCCGCGAAGTAAACAACAGTTGCAGTCTTAATAGACTTATCATAAACATCCCCTGTAAAACTATTATCCTTAAGGATATCCTTCAGATCGGAGCCTTCTACGGTAATGTAGATACCGTCCTCTACCTCATCCTCTTCCATCTCGTCTTCGAAATCGTCGGGATCCTTGATGAGCTCGCATCCGTTCTTCTTAGCTGCTGCAGCGAGCTTACTTGGAGCAAGCTTACCGCCGCCCATGCAGCCCGCCATGCTCATTGCCATTGAAAGAACAAGTCCTGCAGCTACGACCTTCTTGATATTTTTCATAGTCTTCTCCTTACTATCCATCACTGGTTACTTAAAACAAATGGTATTTTATCATAATGTATTTATTGTTGTGTATTTTTTTCGAAATTATTAAAATAAACGTGTTGACTATTCATGATCACAGGTATAACATGATGTAAGTTTATACAAGATTATGCATAAATATTCACAAAATATTCGGAGGTGCCCTATGGCTAAAGAAAAATTCTTACTTGCTTATTCAGGCGGACTTGATACATCCATCATCATCCCCTGGCTTCTCGAGAACTACGATTGCGAAGTTATCGCAATGGCAGGTGAAGTCGGAATCGGTGTTGATGAGACTGCTCTTAAGGAGAAGGCATTAAAGTGCGGCGCTACTAAGTGCTACGTTGAGGATATCTCCGAAGAGTTCATCACAGATTATATCTACCCTACTCTTAAGGCTAACGCTGTTTACGAGGGTAAGTACCTTCTCGGTACATCTTTCGCTCGTCCCGTTATCGCTAAGAGAATGGTAGAGATCGCTAAGAAGGAAGGCTGCACAACTATCGTTCACGGTGCTACAGGTAAGGGTAACGATCAGGTTAGATTCGAGCTTACTATCAAGGCTCTCGCTCCTGAGATGAAGATCCTTGCTCCCTGGCGTGTATGGGATATCAAGTCCCGTGACCAGGAGATCGATTACGCTGCAGCTCGTAATATCCCCGTTCCCGTAACAAAGGAAACAAACTACTCTAAGGACGAGAACCTCTGGCACCTCTCTCACGAGGGTATGGATCTTGAGGATCCCGCTAACGAGCCTGATCTTGATAAGATCCTTGAGCTCATGGTTTCTCCCGAGAAGGCCCCCGATAAGGCTACATACGTAACTATCAAGTTCGAAAAGGGTGTTCCCGTAGAAGTTGACGGTCAGAAGATGGATCCCGTATCCCTTCTTAAGTACTGCAACAAGGTTGCAGGTGAAAACGGCGTAGGTATCGCTGATATCGTCGAGAACAGACTTGTCGGCATGAAGAGCCGTGGCGTATATGAGACTCCCGGCGGAACTCTCCTTTATGCAGCACACAGAGAGCTCGAGCTCCTTACACTTGAGCGCGACACACTTCACTACAAGGATCTCGTTGCACAGAGATTCGCTGAGCTCGTGTACTACGGACAGTGGTTCCACCCTCTTCGTGAGGCTATCTCCGCTTTCGTTGACGATACTCAGAAGGTCGTTACAGGTGAAGTCAAGATGAAGCTCTACAAGGGTAACTGCACACCTGCCGGCACAACATCACCCTTCTCCCTCTACGATGAAGAGATCGCTACTTTCGAGGAAGATGATGTTTACGATCAGGCAGAGGCAGGCGGATTCATCAACTGCTTCGGTCTTCCCATGAAGGTCAACGCACAGATGAAGAAGAGAAACGGTCTTCTCTGATATTACTGTTAATCTGTAAGATCCGCGGCTGCCTCAAACATTTGAGACAGCCGCTTTTATTTTCTGAGGAGCAACTATGAATATACGTCCATTCAAAAAATGTGATGCCGATACTATAATCTCGTGGATAAAGTCCGAACGGATCTTCCGCTACTGGTGTGCCGATCGATTCGAATCCTACCCGATAACCGGTAAGGATCTCATCGCACAGTATGAAGATCTGGCATTCAATGACGATATCTTTCATTTCGTCGCCTATGACGATCAGGGCCTTATCGGTCATTTCAACATTAGATACCCCGATAAGAAAGATATGAGCACGGTAAGACTCGGCTATGTAATAGTCGATGACAGCAGACGCGGTCAGGGACTCGGCAAAGAGATGATCGTTACTGCTCTGAGATATGCAGTTGAATATATGAACGCATCGAAAGTTACCATCGGAGTATTTGATAACAACCCCTCCGCCCTTTACTGCTACCTCGGAGCCGGCTTCAAGGACACGGGTGTTACGGAGACTTACTCATGTCTCGGTGAAGACTGGACGTGTAAAGAGCTCATTTATGATGCTTGCGATATATCCGCTGACGCGGAAGGGTTTTCGTATTATATAAGCCCCGAGGACTATATGATGTTCCGCGATGCAGTCGGCTGGGGCCTGTTCCCTCTCGAAGAAGCCGAGAAAAGCCTCAGGGATTCAATTGTTATCTGTATCAGAGAAGAAGGAAAGCCTGTCGCTCTAGGACGCATCGTATGGGATCACGGATATGTCGTTTATATTGCTGATATAATCGTTCTTCCGAAATATCAGGGACAGGGCTACGGCAGAAGGATCATGGAAAAGGTCATGAGCACTATCAGAAATAATCTTAAACCCGGATACAGTGTAATGGTGAGTCTTTCTTCGGCCAAAGGCAAAGAAAGCTTTTATGAAAAGTTCGGCTTTATCAACAGACCGAATGATGATGTTGGACACGGTATGTTCCAGTGGATCAAAGAACCTTTCACGAAGGAGGATTAAACAATGATCGAATACAGATTAA
The window above is part of the Ruminococcaceae bacterium KH2T8 genome. Proteins encoded here:
- a CDS encoding ABC-type glycerol-3-phosphate transport system, substrate-binding protein, with protein sequence MKKFKVIFSSTMALVMILPAVSVTSCGKKNEDQIAKDSPWYSLQRHDICQNYAEETNYYETQFAGYSDDKLYYLTTGQFIIPDDVDYATLDLNDYNFAMLDVYDIEGSLIKSIDIEKDIDITPFLPENQTCPNGIDIWNMKARFEDGKMKCIVDALLFPSWQTNKYYVTYDIDSETVESIELAIEFADDVRVGDVSVGYSNNGSYGFEGYTIDTYTTHTTYAPVVISVTTPDGVNTDYDVSQLLPNLVTSEASDFIYLGEGKALVGFLAGNRIDKYYYTMELDSGALTPYEEDTTWFCNYFSYCNVTYIDGTGYVLTDCNGIKKLDFETKEIAEIFSYDSCNINRFDTRDLSVISITDDQILLTGVFTFYDGAGEANTRVSFYDLQRQDTNPNAGKTMIKAATLTEFDYTFCEAVCNFNETDEDSYIVLDSSYSMMQMYLEGKIRSYTDGFATDGLEEQTELSNQLSIDLLSGDGPDIILDGASYYQLNSDDLLLDLSSEMNFDGLFTNVIDSAKVNGKLYQLPLTIGINGIITHASEVDNGQCGFTFDQYLEFVNGPCNGTDPVDMGQIEFFITALSAMNGDFSDGNSINYDNDEFRSLAQYVNEHVFDPVVAPEDEIVEYYDFSINSLPPVGEYKEDISFGSLIGDYYNNDFADITILGIPSSDGRGPMITVSSSIAVSSKTEHKDACIRFAQTLLSDEVQNSYGTLSSSIPIQIASFESSANTLLGEINNFISKNLEMASVYGFVDPNLPSEEIPASVIDDFESVINSCSQVASLDPEIMIIVKEEMPAYFTGQKELDDVIGLINNRVSTFINERG
- a CDS encoding molecular chaperone HtpG encodes the protein MDSKKGQVSVTTENIFPIIRQWLYSDQDIFMRELVSNCADAIAKYRRLIELGKADGDLDQDFRINVIYDDDEKTIIFEDNGIGMSAEEVEKYINQIAFSGAMDFVTKYQEQSTDKSGIIGHFGLGFYSAFMVADEVTIDTKSFVESEESVRWSSNDGMEYEISESDRKERGTAITLKLSEEAAKIFDSATLRMTLRKYCAFIPSDLYFIDKKADRLHMESEEKRKKEAEEKGETYEIKDVSYVPLNDKAPLWIKKPSECTDDEYKQFYHSVFNDGKDPLFWIHLNMDYPFTLQGILYFPKTDNVYQSLEGRIKIYNHQVFVADNIEEIIPDFLFLLQGCLDCSDLPLNVSRSALQQDEYVKKLSGHIVKKVSDKLNELFKKERESYEKYWSDISVFVKYGMMKEEKFYEKVKDICLFKTTEGKFLTMEELTKEKKQVRYTTDATAQAAYISMAKNEGYEVIILDEEIDNNFISFLEFKYQDIKFKRVDSEISGEDSDEETMKKLREFFRASVGDDKLTVYAKAMGKTSMPALIRESEENRRMQEMRKQYEQFARMTAKDGEDPYAKLDEMFPLIQEFIVNTDSPVISKLTAMKEMGTKDDEAKRLAQHIYDQARLAHGSLDSEGLQRFLAYNSELLGNMLDK
- a CDS encoding branched-chain amino acid aminotransferase; the encoded protein is MAYPLLESPVGGVYYYDGKIIEKGSDIESELLKPTDSVTYYETVRIKEGVLLYLEDHLARLAKSVKGIEDFPVDPALIEKTSYGFLREQYPDFKEGNLRIVLTKEHILIHICEANIPSKEHFEKGINSSLLKWDRVDPNIKVFRGDYKKAVADAFAKSGAYELVLADSNDKLYEGSKSNLFVVIGNKVYSAPDSKILLGITRNRVMSSMQQAGGELVIDTFSLEELKETKGASLFVSSTPFDILPIASVDDVTFDSANDPLIKNISRCYIDQISKYINERR
- a CDS encoding argininosuccinate synthase codes for the protein MAKEKFLLAYSGGLDTSIIIPWLLENYDCEVIAMAGEVGIGVDETALKEKALKCGATKCYVEDISEEFITDYIYPTLKANAVYEGKYLLGTSFARPVIAKRMVEIAKKEGCTTIVHGATGKGNDQVRFELTIKALAPEMKILAPWRVWDIKSRDQEIDYAAARNIPVPVTKETNYSKDENLWHLSHEGMDLEDPANEPDLDKILELMVSPEKAPDKATYVTIKFEKGVPVEVDGQKMDPVSLLKYCNKVAGENGVGIADIVENRLVGMKSRGVYETPGGTLLYAAHRELELLTLERDTLHYKDLVAQRFAELVYYGQWFHPLREAISAFVDDTQKVVTGEVKMKLYKGNCTPAGTTSPFSLYDEEIATFEEDDVYDQAEAGGFINCFGLPMKVNAQMKKRNGLL
- a CDS encoding Protein N-acetyltransferase, RimJ/RimL family, whose amino-acid sequence is MNIRPFKKCDADTIISWIKSERIFRYWCADRFESYPITGKDLIAQYEDLAFNDDIFHFVAYDDQGLIGHFNIRYPDKKDMSTVRLGYVIVDDSRRGQGLGKEMIVTALRYAVEYMNASKVTIGVFDNNPSALYCYLGAGFKDTGVTETYSCLGEDWTCKELIYDACDISADAEGFSYYISPEDYMMFRDAVGWGLFPLEEAEKSLRDSIVICIREEGKPVALGRIVWDHGYVVYIADIIVLPKYQGQGYGRRIMEKVMSTIRNNLKPGYSVMVSLSSAKGKESFYEKFGFINRPNDDVGHGMFQWIKEPFTKED